A region of Ictidomys tridecemlineatus isolate mIctTri1 chromosome 4, mIctTri1.hap1, whole genome shotgun sequence DNA encodes the following proteins:
- the Ifne gene encoding interferon epsilon: MIHKQFPGLVLVLLVFFVELKLVLLQQRIKEENLQLLNNLQTSSIQQCLPYRKNFRLPQNSVNFHQYPKGHVLAILHEMLQQIFNLFKKNISLGSREENHIPIFLTDLHQQLEYLETLLGLEAEQKSHAQGSKNLRLQVKAYFRRIHNYLESQRHSSCAWTIVHAEINRCLVFVFRLIRQEIDP, translated from the coding sequence ATGATTCACAAGCAGTTCCCTGGCCTTGTGTTAGTGCTACTGGTCTTCTTTGTAGAACTGAAACTAGTTCTCCTCCAacaaagaataaaggaagagaaTTTACAACTACTGAATAATTTGCAAACCTCATCGATCCAGCAGTGTCTGCCATACAGGAAGAATTTCCGGCTTCCTCAGAATTCTGTGAATTTTCACCAGTACCCAAAAGGGCATGTACTGGCCATTCTCCATGAGATGCTTCAGCAGATCTTCAACctcttcaagaaaaatatttctctggGCAGTAGGGAGGAAAACCACATTCCAATATTCCTCACTGATCTTCATCAACAACTAGAATACCTGGAAACACTCTTGGGATTGGAAGCAGAACAGAAAAGTCATGCCCAAGGGAGTAAGAACCTTAGATTGCAGGTTAAAGCATACTTTCGAAGGATCCATAATTACCTGGAAAGCCAGCGACACAGCAGTTGTGCCTGGACCATTGTTCATGCAGAAATCAACCGGTGTCTGGTCTTTGTATTCAGACTCATCAGACAAGAAATAGACCCTTGA